The segment aatattttatcgtACTATtcctttttgttttatttgtgttaatatatatatattataatgtatgTAGTGCACACctctataatatattatatttatattttttcattttattttcttttttaaataatatatttataatttctaactatatcataaaaaaaaaaaaatatatatatatatatatatatacatatatatacacaacaTTTTAGATATATAAACAAGTTAAATATCAAAagctatataaatatagggTAATagtacataattatattcttttcaaCATTCAaaagaataagaaaaataaaggaaattTTCCTTATAAAATAGTTCTGTAGTTTCttcttaaaaataatatatatggtacttataatatataacagggtgtattattaaatctgtatttaaaaaaaaataaaaaatgaacatttgtaaaagtataaaatgtacaatatgtataaatatatataatatataaacagtTACATGTTATAATTGTTTTCACAcatttaaaaatgttataatcctttattttttttgtacataaaaataactcgagcaaaaaaaaaaaaaaaaaaaaaaaaaccatgacatttgaaatatatttaatacaaataaattaatatatatatatatatatatattaaaaaaccGTTAaatcttatttatattcctAGTGAAAACGTTCAATTTCTAAATAAATAGAttacaaacaaataaatattatatgtatactcttaatataaaatgtttgaGAGATCAAAATTTATagtatatgatttttttattattcatacatAATAGTTAAAAGATTAGGTTTTTTTCGGaagcataaaaaataaatatgaatatataaaaatataaatatatatacatatatttatttatatatatgtaaatgttCCCATTTATAATAAACTCTTATAAAAACATTAGTAAAATGAAAAGTCAAATTAACGaagtaaaattaatatatagaaCATTAAGTGAtcaattttttgttatacaTAAGCCTGTAAATTGGAcgttgaaaaaaaagaaaaaagaaaaaagttgtcctaatagtagtaatgaatatataaaagatatatatgacaaaaatataaatcttgacaagaataaaataacgataaataataatgataataatatagaatatattgATTATAAAAGTACCCTGCAAAATTTAAGCAACGCAGAAAAAAATGCATATTTCTATACAAActcttctttatttatgtataataattttaatacaaATACACATGATGAACTAGtcgaaaaatattatgttgaATCTATGTTTCAGGTTGATcaaaataaagatgatatatattatccatataaaCTACCTATATATATGAGTGGTCTTGTTATATGTTGTAAGGACTTTAGTATTTATAAAACGTTTGTTAAAATgataaatcaaaataaacTTATACGCAAATATAGatgtttaataaataatccttttgtttttgtaaaaaatgaaatggaTAACtcaattattaataataataataataattgtgaggttaaaaaaaaaaagtacacatatgaaaaaggaaattattataataatattaataaagaaatatataatcaaaCAAGTaacacatatttattaaataaagattCTCTATATGCTCAAAAGAATATAAGTGATTTATTTccatttcataatttttttgataataattcCTATTCATCAACCTACTGGAATTATTTAAcagaattaaaattaaatgagttaaatgatatagaaaaagggaaaaaaaaaactatatataataataatcataataatattaaaaattataaatatcaaaGTAATAAATTAACCGATCGCaagtttaaatatttaaatgatcACAGAAAAAGAGAAGAGATTAAAAGAGAATATTTCATATCTactctttttaaaaaaagtgaACCCATCAAATGTCTTaaccatttttataatacattttttaaaaataataataaggaaaatatattaaatcttAAAACTAATACACAAATAAAACAAagagataataaaataattaataataatgaaaactTATTAGATGAATTAAcacataaaattatattacacAATTCAAAGgatatgttaaaaaataataaaattacatatcctttaaatattttattcaatGAAGggagttttttcttttttcatgaTACTATAGATAAATATTCATTTCCATTttcaattatttataatattgtaaattataaacattatttggaaaataaaaaatcacaatattttaaaaatgatataaatataaataattatcttGAAACATTTAAGGATATTTATTTAGTTGACTTTATTCTCTTAGATAATCCCAAACCAGATCTCATtcgatttttttttagtgaAATAAATACACCCATAATAAATGACAATATTTTTCAGataaatgtatttaaaaaagatattattaatgatcaaattttaaaaaatgaacaaataaataatagcacaaataacaatatttCAAGTATTTTTCATGATCACAATGTAGAAAATAATCATCATAGCGTAGACAATAATGATTGTAATGTAATATACAATGAAaatacaattataataaataatcacataaataaaaaaaaagaacactCGTCTTTACAAACACATAATCTACCTTTTGATACTTTTACCATACCAggttatgataataatccaaataatgtaaacacaaaaaatgaaataaaagtTAATTgcaataattattttatataccaagagaataatcaaaatgaacATTTACAAAatggtataaataataatatatataataataaaaaaaataataataataataataatttatgctTAGAATTATATCATTTACAATTTTTTGATCCAATTAATAaagattatattaaaatagaaaattCATTGTCTAATTCATggctataaaaaaaatatattcctaATTTATGattaaaaggaatatataaaactctGATCaggaaaatgaaatatataaaaataaattgttaTCAAAATGAACCACTTTCATGGatctaaaaataatatatatatatatatatatatatatatatatatttatttatttatttatttatttaatttgcttttttttattttttaaggaaaattagttaattttttttcattttacctatttataattcattaaaaattaattatttcatttcattttattttattttcattcttaatttttttttgttttgaattaaatattcataaaaatatagaatattGTTTGATtcgttatatataatatattataatatttatataaataaatatttatttattttcatgtaCATATGTAAATCAATAATTAAATTCaaatcatacatatattttattatatataataaatatatatatcaaaattattattatattaaatattttttttatattagctttgtttttttttttttttttgaaaataatttctttatatatttttatttaaagaaaaaattatacatacatatataatatatatatctatattttttttttaaataataaaattttatatataatatattgttatacaaaatgaattaatatcattatttattattcccttttttaataatatattatatatatatatatatatttatatatttatatatatatattattttatcataaattTGTTATTCATATAACAATGACAAAGTACATAAAAGAAAGAAGGAAATATAGAATTAATGATCCatatgatgaaaaagaaaaaattcaaataagaaaagaaaaaacaaccACATCGCAAAATCAActtaaagaaaaagaaaaaacacaAGAAACGAAGAAACacgatgaaaataataaaagtaataataatgttgtaAATTCTTCTgaaaattttatgaaaatatataaaaacattttaaaacaaaattacCACGtagaaaaatttaaaaaacaaaatgaaaatatagaagaaagcaaaaaaaaagcaaCAAGTAggaagaaaattaaaaaactaaattttaaattgaaaaaaaataatcttattgaaaaagtaataaaaaaaaaagctttTCTGGAAGCTAAAAATACGGTATTCCcatcattaaaaaaatataatacagtTCCTCATATTTCCAACAATCACAATATTTCACaaaatgatcataataagaagaaacaggataaaaatataaaacttttAAAACTTATAGAAAAATCAAATAAGGATGACAAcaacaatattaataataaaaaaaataacaatcaAAAATGTGatacaaaaaatttaaataattctaaAACGAATAAAGCTAATATTGTTAACCAATATGATGAAATAATTACTTCTAATAATTACATGAATAACCCCATTcaatttgtaaaaaatataattcaacaacagaaaaagaaataaccTTATTGATCATAagaacatatacatataataatatgcaaTGATAAacgaatatataaatagtatatattatatttatatattatgtgtcCACATGTAAGCTATCTTActtatatacttttatacacatttttttttcttttttttatgatttgtCATGAACTTggttcattatttttttatgttataattaatatatatcacatttgaatttttcttttttaaattaacttatttaattttttttacaaactttttaatattaatgtcAAATGTGTTTATAaaggataaatatatatatgactatatattattttctttttttttagatattacataaacaaaaaaaaaaaaaaaaaaagaaacgaaataaattcttttttttacttttaaataaacgaataaatacatatatatatatatatatatatatatacatttgtgTATGttgttatatgtatttaattcAAATGTTTTCATACATTTAATAGTATAATTacaatatgtatttatatatatatattaatattattcaacgaaaatattaaaaaaaaaaaagaaaaagactactataattttatttacctattaattttttatctcCTTTTTTGAATTTTGATCTTTGTTTTTATGAAATTTATTTCTAATATagttattcataatattttgtaattcaatattttcctttaatCCTGGttgttcttttaatattttatcatcgATTTCTAATTCTTTTCTCCATTCTCTTGGTATTTCCACtcttttgtaattttttagtatatctggtattttataatttccttTTTGCATTTTCAAAACTTCGTCTCTTGCCTTTTctaaaatttctttttcttcaagCAACAATTTCAAATATTCTGGCCTATCTATATATTCcaaatcaaaaaaattcactggtaaattattatcaacaGCTATTTGTGCCTTTTTGGCAAGCTCATAATCAAATTCAACCATAGCATTAACATTTTCTTGAGTTAATGTTGCTCTTGGTCGAGTTATTAATCTCATTTCTAATAATTGAGATACTACCATAACACCTAcaaggaaaataataatttatatataatatataaaataataaaaggaaaGTTATGTGCAAAGTtgtaagaacaaaaaaaaaaaaaaaaaaaaaaaaaaaaaaaaaaagctatTCACCTGTACACGTTCatacttttttaatatgcttttttctttttttttttgttttttttttaaattacatataaaaaataaatatttcaataataagtatttattattataaaattatatatttatatatacatattttttcttcttcttattGTATATACCTGGATGTGATATAAATGTAGTTTTATTTTGACGCACACCAAAGGATACTAAAACATCGCACACTTTATTAGATAGATTCCTAACACTTTTAAatatcattttgtatatcaaataaaatggtaataaaaaaaaataaaaacataaaaaaaaagattaaagtaataaatattaataactaACAAGAGATATAAATaggtatacatatatttcttatatgagttaaatattcaaatattCTATATAACTATCTATTTTTATTCTGAATATGTGAATAATTTTCTATTCATTTAAAAAGGCAATATGTAAAGTATCCTTCAcgtcttaaaaaaaaaattaaaaaaaaaaaaagaaaagaaagaaataaagaaaatatttcatttttatgtattaggACATTATTActttataaaacatatatccttttttttttctttcataaaTAAGAgggtgaatatatatatatatatatatatataatttatgtttaattcaatattaaaatggatatttattaaatttatatatgaaaaattccTTTACACATTTAAATTGGTAAAAagtattaattattaattctataaaatttgaaaaaaagaatatatatataaaatatatgtcactaaaaaaaaattatttcgtgaataaataaataaataaataaatatatatatatataaagtataaaggataattatatttgaaatattttaaaaaataaagttgCATACATTATCATCAGTACTATTTAATTTAAGTATGTATTAAGTATTTGTATGGATCTATTCAGagtcttttatatttttatattatacattatatatattcatattatatttaaattattattttattatttttttttttgtgcaaAATGTTAACAGTATTATTTTgcttcattttatttattttgttaattattttattaattttatttttcattccACTTTTAGgatatttccattttttttttttttttttttttgtaaagtgttattataatgatgcatatttaaaaaaaaaaaaaaaaaagtgtatatactttttttaattaattatatatgaataggATTGTTAGATGCATTCttactttattttatgatgtttattaaaaattcgAAGTATTTggtttataatatacaataaattaaacataaataaaacagacagttaattaaataaattaacatatatatatatatatatatatatatatatatatatatataatatttttagtgtataatttataattaatattttatttaatttttctaattGAAACATTTCAATTTGTTTTCCTATTATccgaatttttttttttttttttttttgtctggttttttttttttttttgattgaATACAATTTCTTTATGATTGTTgttcataaaataattaaacatATGTTGTAATGGATATTATGGAAATTTCTATagtgtttatttatttatataataagttATAATTAAACTAAAGTTTATTTTTCGTTTGTTTTGTATGGTTTATAtggataatttatttatttatttttttatgcttcttcgtttataatataatataatacatatatatatatatatatatataacatatgtatatcatataattgaAATATGTGTATAGATaagctatatatataatttattattatatgatagtctatttatatttatgtatatatgtataataaaatgagtAGTTTTAGCGAAGGTGAAATATTTATTGCCAATATAGAAAAGAAATCATTAGAATGTAGAGAAAATGACGAAATCgttgtattaaaaatatgtgaattatgtaatatcatatatccaatttttaataaaatatttgggAATGGGTTTGTCGGTGATACCTTAAAAAAGGATCTAAAAAATTCTTCTTCTCAAGTTCAACGAGCTATTGAAAAATTTCCTGAAGAAACAAAATATGTTTCCAtgttatattcatataatataaataagtatgagaatatggaaaaattaaaaagggaTTTAGATAATGGAATTATAAGTTTCCTATGGATGAAAAGAACATTagaatttattataacatttttggaaaaatgttatataacaTGTAGTGAAACCAAATTATCCATATGTGCACAAGAAGCATATAATgaagtattaaaaaaatatcatgGATTTATTACTTCAAAAATAGTAAAACTATGTTTAAAGCTATCCCCGACTAAAGATATTTTAACCAAAAAATTAGGATTTCAAACTCATCAACAAGCTTCCACTGTACTTCAAAAATGTCTTTCTATTACAAAACCTTTGGTAAGAGATATTTCGGTTACTATAGAAAAGTTCAATTGTGATTTTGaggaaaaaatttaaaaaaaaaaaaaaaattaaagtaatggaaaaaaaaaaaaaaaattaaaataatggaaaaaaaaaaaaaaaaaaaaattaaaataatggaaaaaaaaaaaaaaaaaaattaaaataatggaaaaaaaaaaaaaaaaaaaaaagttgatatattaaaacattttatgaacctttattatattccaAACTTtatgttacatatatatataattataataacttttaataattaaaaatattatatataaatcataaatttcataaaaataccctttacatatttttaaataaaaatagaaaatttaAAGGATAAGAACTAAATAGCTTTCGTGttattatgtatacataaaataGTAGACGATAtaacaaattattaaattataaaaaaaaaaaaaaaaaaaaaaaaagcacatatatgtatatatttacatgatGTCCAATTTGaggcgaaaaaaaaaatataatacaggTTTATGATCGTATtctaatttaatatatacacccatgtaaattatcaaaaattaaaataattttgtcacatatttatacatatatatatatatatatatatataaatattcctAATGTTTTGTAAAAATTATGGTAAAAGTTTTCTCTTTATGTGTAAAATGGAAAGCTTTTAtagttaataaatataaaataaacatatatatatatattataatatattataatatattatttatgtattttataaaacctttccacaatatatatatatatatatatatatatatatatataatataaatgcgcgtaaggaaaaaagaaaggTACATTCTTAATCTATTATAggcaataaaaaaaaaaaaaaaaaaaattctagtGAATAACAATAAATCACATGTTTGCTTtacttattataataaaaatcaaaaaaaagaaaattacaaaaataaatgaaatattggaaaaaaaaaaaatatatgttcctttcattatctttatattaaatataattgttataaaataagtaaatatatatacatatatatatattatatatatatatatttttaataaataccaaaaaatgtaaaataattaagcaaattaaaatttatattttttttaagtaaaaggattaataaaaataccacaatgtatatatatatatatatatattttatatatatatgtaatatataatataatttgaaaaaagcaattaatataataatataataataaaatgaatagaagaaataatataaaaaaaaaaaaaaagattataacgatataaaataataataaaaaaaaacaaacaaacaaaataacaaaataacatataacaATAAACGTATAAATTGTaagattataatataatataataacaatatcatatataataaatacaaaaatataagaacatAAAAAGTTCAAATAATATGGAACTTAATaagaatgaaaagaaaaaaaaagatgacgAAGATGATTGGGAACTTcatcctttatttttatctaaaatccccaaaaaaaatgatatagatAAAAATGCAGCTCTGTCAGCTTTAATAACATTAATTAacgaagaagaagaaaaagaaatatataactatgaaccaagaagaaaaaatctaagaaaaaaaataacggCAAAAGGAGAAATCatacataaaaaagataGAAGAAATATGTATGAACCttatcaaaattataaagatataaaatgttttgataaaaaaaatgacttcaataaagataatttaattaatgataatacaCAAATCAatttaaatgtaaataatcatatagatcaaaatataaattatatagaaaataataataatacatcaaACCCTGATACAACTAATAACACAAGAAAAGATGGAGAAGAAACATCTATGGGTGAATTATTAGTTTGTTTATCTATGATAAACTTAAAATAAACCCTTttgatttttctttttttttttttttaaatgtattaaaattatatatatatatatatatatatatatatatatatttaaattcatatagtttatttttttattttttttgagaaaaataatttttttttaaagtctACAAATCGAAAATTGTTTTTAATCAattatattaacattttttttaattatctttaaaaaaaaaataaaaaaaaaaaaaaaattatatacatcatTATATGTAGTGTGTATTGGATgtatcaatattttttttccttttttcaatattaatatgacatattaaaaaaataaaatatattaatatataaaaaagaaaaagagtcatattaaatgaatagTAACAACATGggtgaaatatatatattaataggcatataataaataatcacaatatataaatatatatatatatatatatatatataaatatatacatacaaatgATATGTTCAGTATAATATTCCTTATTgttaaacataaatatttaaaaagacaaatagttataaataaaacaaattaattgaaatacttttatatatacaaatatattttttattcatttctatacaaaatatatataaacaaaatatttaaaaataaaaaaaaaaatatatatatatatagtgaaTACACAaattatcaaataaaaacaaagttaaataaatatatatatatatatatatatatattaattttattatcttcttaAAAtgatctatatataatatatataattttgtctCCTACCCCTCTATCTAAGTGAGTGGCTCTTCTAATTCTATAAGATCGTCATTCTCTTTCTTCTCAGAAAGGTCctgaagataaaaaaaaaaaaaaaaaaaaaaaaaaaaaaaaaaaaaaattattacattGGATGGGTGTgcatttatgtttatgtgaatactttatttaatttttttcataccaAAAAATTGGCGTAGAACAACAAAAGAAAACCTATAGAACTAGAATACAAAATCATGGTGAATCCAGctctgaaaaaaaaaaaaaatataaatataaataaatatatatatatatttatttatttacaattAATAACAATTTAAAAGGTTAAAACGTTTATAATCTTATTACTTTAAAGCCAATCTATTGTCATTGGTATATTTGTGCATTATGTCCATAATAATCCCAGACAACAAAGGAGCTGAGAACCAACcgaaaacattatatatgaCTTGAGAAACAGCAGAGGATAAACTCTTCTGATGGTTGTTAACGCACGATAAGAGCATTCCTAAATAGATAAAATTAATAGGtaaattgtaaatatatatatatatatatatatatatattttatttatattccattttttatgacataataaaaaaaaagaattatattctACATACCCACACAAACAGGTACCAAAGCAGAGCCTGTAAAAAGACATAACCATAAGGATatcgaaaaaaaaataaaattcttCAAATGAGCAGAAAGAATACCAAATATACATGCGGATATAGCAAATGCTGTTGCTACCTTTATAGTTTTTGaataatttgtatttttataaccACCGAATAAATCACAAACAAATCCACCAAACCAAACTCCAGATGTAGGTGAAGTTAAAAAACATAAAGTTGATACTGTAAcgattttcattttctccGTTAATAAAACAACAGACATATATTCAGTTATCCAGAATTGTATACCTGTTACTACGAAATATAGATTACTCATACCTAaggttattataatatataatttattatgaaaCAATTTTTTCACTTCTTTAAGGGTCTTTTTTAATACGttagtttttttttccattataTATGTAGCTGATCTATTAAAATTTCGacgtaataatttattttttgaatcaCTGAATAATTTacttttcttatatttatgtttttgaGCGATTGATTTATTTGTGTCTTTGGATGAGTATGATATATCTTTTGTTTGGTTATTCTGACcaatatttacattattattattattattataatatacattattataattattaaatgaattgttttgtttatatattatattatcatatgtatttgaattatatatattattaatataattatgattagagtatttatttttaagattattattgtccttatgttttttattttgacaTTGTGTTATGTCATCAATTTCTTCAGTACTTATGTTATCGGAGCAGTCACTGTTGTTCGAggttatattaattttatcagACGGTATGAAtatcataattaaaaaaattggtAATAACAAGAATGCTTGAATCAAAAAAGGAGATCTCCAAGTAGTAATAACATTGACATTAGAAAATATCGaatcatttttatgataaCTATAAGAATTATTGGATAAAATTCCACCTAGAAAATAACCAAAG is part of the Plasmodium falciparum 3D7 genome assembly, chromosome: 9 genome and harbors:
- a CDS encoding cytochrome c oxidase subunit ApiCOX30, putative, which encodes MIFKSVRNLSNKVCDVLVSFGVRQNKTTFISHPGVMVVSQLLEMRLITRPRATLTQENVNAMVEFDYELAKKAQIAVDNNLPVNFFDLEYIDRPEYLKLLLEEKEILEKARDEVLKMQKGNYKIPDILKNYKRVEIPREWRKELEIDDKILKEQPGLKENIELQNIMNNYIRNKFHKNKDQNSKKEIKN
- a CDS encoding glycolipid transfer protein, putative; this translates as MSSFSEGEIFIANIEKKSLECRENDEIVVLKICELCNIIYPIFNKIFGNGFVGDTLKKDLKNSSSQVQRAIEKFPEETKYVSMLYSYNINKYENMEKLKRDLDNGIISFLWMKRTLEFIITFLEKCYITCSETKLSICAQEAYNEVLKKYHGFITSKIVKLCLKLSPTKDILTKKLGFQTHQQASTVLQKCLSITKPLVRDISVTIEKFNCDFEEKI